A genomic stretch from Rhodobacterales bacterium HKCCA1288 includes:
- a CDS encoding glycosyltransferase family 4 protein, with protein MNFSRLLFIVDCVGPYHIARLDQISHFYDISCLEVRLNSRIYNWGSSDDTNFKKYTLEKLYHYWPVFFKTVFFIVKNCSSFDVIFTSGWSTTADLAGIFCGRLLNKKVIVMSDSSARDSARHKFTEFIKNLILQNVDGAFVAGSRHKDYAISLGISSNCIECNYDVVDNNHFQKDVSDARLGFLAVGRLIAKKNYFFMLDCYSEYCNLSIASGHIPWSLTIAGYGPLQNNLKDYAEHLGISVQFLGGKTYDELPSVYASHSVLLHCSTTEQWGLVVNEAMAAGMPVLVSEHCGCVPELVLHGHTGFALPVSDVRPWVDAMLRLSSSEDVRVQMAKTASAHISNFDLESHACSVSQLVNKVESKSVKVRTNILSLLIVLLVAIVRSFRRGE; from the coding sequence ATGAATTTTTCGCGTCTTCTGTTTATTGTTGATTGTGTTGGCCCTTATCACATTGCCCGCCTTGATCAGATAAGTCATTTTTATGATATTTCTTGCTTGGAGGTTCGTTTAAATAGTCGGATTTATAATTGGGGTTCATCCGATGATACTAACTTTAAAAAATATACGCTTGAGAAATTATACCATTACTGGCCCGTATTTTTTAAAACGGTATTTTTTATAGTTAAAAATTGTTCGTCATTTGATGTAATCTTTACGTCGGGTTGGTCAACGACTGCAGATCTAGCCGGTATATTTTGTGGTAGATTACTAAATAAAAAAGTCATTGTGATGTCGGATAGTTCTGCACGCGATAGTGCGCGGCACAAGTTCACGGAATTTATTAAGAACTTAATTCTTCAGAATGTAGATGGGGCCTTTGTAGCGGGGTCACGTCATAAAGACTATGCAATATCCCTTGGGATTTCCTCCAATTGTATCGAATGTAACTATGATGTCGTTGATAATAACCATTTCCAAAAAGACGTTTCTGATGCTCGGTTGGGGTTTTTAGCAGTTGGAAGACTAATTGCTAAAAAGAATTATTTTTTTATGTTAGACTGCTACTCAGAATACTGCAATCTGAGCATTGCAAGCGGACACATACCGTGGTCATTGACCATTGCAGGGTACGGACCTCTTCAGAATAATCTCAAAGATTATGCTGAACATTTGGGTATCAGCGTACAATTTTTGGGAGGTAAAACTTACGACGAGTTACCTAGTGTGTATGCGTCACACTCTGTTCTGTTGCACTGTAGCACCACCGAACAGTGGGGACTTGTGGTTAACGAGGCGATGGCGGCGGGTATGCCGGTACTTGTGTCTGAACACTGTGGATGTGTCCCCGAGCTTGTTTTGCATGGACACACCGGTTTCGCTTTGCCGGTGTCTGATGTGAGGCCATGGGTTGACGCAATGTTGAGGTTATCTTCCTCTGAAGATGTTCGCGTTCAAATGGCTAAGACAGCTTCTGCTCACATATCAAATTTTGATTTGGAGTCTCATGCTTGTTCAGTATCGCAGCTGGTAAATAAGGTTGAGAGCAAAAGCGTAAAAGTGAGGACCAATATCCTTTCTCTGTTAATTGTATTACTTGTTGCTATTGTTCGCAGCTTCCGTCGTGGTGAATAA